A portion of the Pedobacter cryoconitis genome contains these proteins:
- a CDS encoding amino acid permease encodes MFENLFRKKSITKILEDAEKGYGDHGASLNKTLGVRDLTAFGIAAIIGAGIFSTIGKASADGGPAVIFLFIFTAIACSFAAFAYAEFASMVPVSGSAYTYSYVAFGELVAWIIGWSLIMEYAIGNITVAISWSDYFTGLLSSIRIPALGINGINLPDWMTMDYLTAFNGHNHAEAMLNAGKSFANLDDATRIANNAWATAPTIGGFHIVADLPALGIIILITWLVYRGMKESKNASNAMVIVKLAVILLVLSVGVFYVDTENWNPFAPNGVSGILKGVSAVFFAYIGFDAISTTAEECKNPQRDLPRGMMWAIIICTVLYVAIALVLTGIVKYDLLAVGDPLAFVFDHINLKLMSGIIAVSAVFAMASVLLVFQMGQPRIWMSMSRDGLLPKRFSKIHPVYKTPSFATIVVGFVVAVPSLFMNLTIVTDLCSIGTLFAFVLVCAGVLVLQNKTDIPRGKFKTPYVNSKYIIPVIFIGAIISGFIFFKAEMTSFITNETKVHEPISFITSLDKTELNSVKEEIIAAQKVSNVIDKNIDAEAYLNGLSTEQYKSFMEKSTVSADKKFESGWALFKHKIPMWIFFFICVAITYFCITHNLSLIPVLGLLSCLYMMCELGISNWIGFGIWLVIGLVVYFLYGFHHSKLNVKNQVVV; translated from the coding sequence ATGTTTGAAAATCTTTTCAGAAAAAAGTCTATTACTAAAATATTAGAAGATGCCGAAAAGGGCTATGGTGATCATGGCGCATCTCTAAATAAGACACTGGGTGTAAGAGATCTTACTGCTTTTGGAATTGCCGCCATTATTGGTGCGGGAATTTTCAGTACAATTGGAAAGGCTAGTGCCGACGGCGGCCCTGCTGTAATTTTCTTGTTTATTTTCACGGCTATAGCCTGTAGTTTTGCGGCCTTTGCTTATGCAGAGTTTGCTTCTATGGTTCCTGTTTCCGGAAGCGCCTATACGTATTCTTACGTAGCTTTTGGAGAATTGGTGGCCTGGATTATTGGGTGGTCACTCATTATGGAATATGCGATTGGAAATATTACGGTCGCCATTTCCTGGTCTGATTACTTTACAGGTTTACTCTCTTCTATCCGGATACCGGCATTAGGTATAAACGGGATTAACCTTCCGGACTGGATGACGATGGATTACCTGACAGCATTCAATGGCCATAATCATGCCGAAGCCATGCTGAATGCAGGTAAAAGCTTTGCAAACCTGGATGATGCGACCCGTATTGCGAACAACGCCTGGGCAACTGCACCTACCATAGGTGGTTTTCATATTGTGGCCGATTTGCCTGCTTTAGGAATTATCATTCTGATTACCTGGCTGGTATACAGAGGGATGAAAGAATCTAAGAATGCGAGTAATGCGATGGTTATTGTGAAACTTGCCGTAATCTTACTGGTACTTTCTGTAGGTGTTTTTTATGTCGATACAGAGAACTGGAATCCATTTGCGCCAAACGGTGTTTCTGGTATCCTTAAAGGTGTTTCTGCCGTGTTCTTTGCCTATATCGGTTTTGATGCAATCTCTACCACTGCCGAAGAGTGTAAAAACCCGCAACGGGATTTACCAAGAGGGATGATGTGGGCAATTATTATCTGTACTGTTCTTTATGTAGCGATTGCGCTGGTATTGACTGGTATTGTAAAATATGACCTGCTGGCAGTGGGTGATCCGCTGGCCTTTGTATTTGATCATATCAACCTGAAATTGATGAGTGGGATTATTGCGGTGAGTGCGGTATTTGCGATGGCAAGTGTATTGCTTGTTTTCCAGATGGGACAACCAAGAATCTGGATGAGTATGAGCCGTGATGGTTTATTGCCTAAAAGGTTTTCCAAGATCCACCCTGTTTATAAAACCCCTTCCTTTGCAACTATTGTAGTTGGTTTTGTAGTAGCAGTTCCTTCTTTGTTCATGAACCTGACCATTGTAACCGATTTATGTTCTATCGGTACGCTATTCGCTTTTGTACTGGTTTGTGCAGGGGTATTGGTCTTGCAAAACAAGACTGACATTCCGAGGGGCAAATTCAAGACTCCTTATGTCAATTCAAAGTATATCATCCCTGTTATTTTTATTGGTGCAATCATTTCTGGTTTCATCTTTTTTAAAGCGGAAATGACTTCTTTTATTACGAATGAGACTAAGGTTCATGAGCCGATCAGCTTTATTACTTCGCTAGACAAAACGGAGCTGAATAGTGTGAAGGAAGAGATTATTGCAGCGCAGAAGGTGTCTAATGTGATTGATAAGAATATTGATGCTGAAGCTTATTTAAATGGCCTGAGTACGGAACAGTACAAGAGTTTTATGGAGAAGAGCACAGTGAGTGCGGATAAGAAATTTGAGAGCGGCTGGGCTTTGTTTAAACACAAAATACCGATGTGGATTTTCTTCTTTATTTGTGTGGCGATCACTTATTTCTGTATTACACATAACCTGTCCCTGATCCCGGTATTGGGCTTACTGAGCTGTTTATATATGATGTGTGAATTGGGTATTTCTAACTGGATCGGATTCGGAATCTGGCTAGTGATCGGGTTGGTTGTTTATTTCTTATATGGTTTTCATCATAGTAAGTTGAATGTGAAGAATCAGGTGGTAGTATAG
- a CDS encoding RNA-binding domain-containing protein encodes MIESNRIEYKQELTDSLEKEVTAFLNYKEGGVIYIGITKTGRTVGVIDSDGDQLKIKDRLKNNIASSCLGLFDVVSEKKDNLNIIKIIVASGSEKPYFLRKYGMTEKGSFIRIGAASEPMPQKMIDTLFSKRTRNSIGKIKSNHQNLSFEQLKIYYEAVSKKLNDKFAANLELLNADEHYNYVAYLMSDKNSNSIKLAKYSGLNRVNLIENNEYGYESLIKATKQVLDKLNVENKTLTRITAKERIEIRFWDPIALREAVINAIVHNDYTNEVPPKFEIFDDRIEITSTCSLPDGLSLEEFFQGFSIPRNKEIMRIYKDLDLVEQLGSGIPRILESYSKECFKFTEHFLRMSFPIHKEIEDSLINDEVKKGGPMGGPMGGPMGGPIGGPINRLTYRQVEVLSLLRESNTLSKRELGKLLNINVSAAQAHIDLLKEKGYIKRIGGTRGYWEIIE; translated from the coding sequence ATGATTGAATCTAACCGGATAGAATATAAACAAGAACTGACCGACTCATTAGAGAAAGAAGTGACCGCTTTTTTAAACTATAAAGAAGGTGGTGTAATTTATATTGGAATTACAAAGACTGGTCGTACTGTAGGCGTTATTGATTCTGACGGAGATCAGCTTAAAATAAAAGATCGGCTAAAAAATAATATTGCATCATCTTGCCTGGGATTATTTGATGTGGTAAGCGAGAAAAAGGACAATTTAAATATTATTAAAATTATCGTCGCCAGTGGGAGTGAAAAACCCTATTTCCTCAGAAAATATGGAATGACTGAAAAAGGTAGTTTTATTAGAATTGGCGCTGCTTCAGAACCCATGCCACAAAAAATGATAGATACATTGTTTTCTAAACGGACACGTAACTCTATTGGTAAAATTAAGTCTAACCATCAAAATCTTAGTTTTGAACAGTTGAAAATCTATTATGAGGCAGTTAGTAAGAAGCTTAATGATAAGTTTGCCGCTAATCTGGAACTCCTCAATGCAGATGAACACTATAACTATGTTGCCTATTTGATGTCAGACAAAAATAGCAATTCAATAAAGCTGGCTAAGTATAGCGGACTTAACAGGGTAAATCTCATAGAAAATAATGAGTACGGGTACGAATCATTGATTAAAGCTACCAAACAGGTTTTGGATAAGCTTAATGTAGAAAATAAAACGCTTACCAGGATCACTGCAAAAGAGAGAATAGAAATCAGATTTTGGGATCCAATTGCTTTGCGTGAAGCAGTAATTAATGCGATTGTGCATAATGATTATACGAATGAAGTACCACCTAAATTTGAGATTTTCGATGATAGAATTGAAATTACTTCAACATGTAGTCTGCCGGATGGGCTGAGCCTTGAAGAGTTCTTTCAAGGGTTTTCTATCCCAAGGAATAAAGAAATCATGCGAATCTATAAAGACCTCGATTTAGTAGAACAATTAGGATCAGGAATACCTCGTATACTAGAGTCTTATAGTAAGGAATGTTTTAAGTTCACGGAACACTTTTTAAGAATGTCGTTTCCGATACATAAAGAAATAGAGGATAGCTTAATTAATGACGAGGTTAAGAAAGGTGGTCCAATGGGTGGTCCAATGGGTGGTCCAATGGGTGGTCCAATAGGTGGTCCAATAAATAGACTAACCTACAGACAAGTTGAGGTCTTAAGCCTATTAAGAGAAAGTAATACACTATCTAAAAGAGAATTAGGGAAACTATTAAATATCAATGTTTCAGCAGCTCAGGCACATATAGATTTATTAAAAGAGAAAGGATATATTAAACGAATTGGCGGAACCAGAGGATATTGGGAAATTATTGAATAA
- a CDS encoding Fic family protein — protein sequence MSYKINPDRNKPWNDLPDLPITSILYEDIDIYKQLGNSKAALGRLQGRSIAIPNQGMLINSISLQEAKASSAIENIFTTDDELYRAYSENEQSSVQGAAKEVLNYRKALWIGYEHLKRESFDEGYFVKMYQIISQFSDGIRTPIAQIYIKEGGTGPNAGKPFYTPPRGSNIVETKLANLIDFLNDDKKHPVDPLLKMAIGHFQFEAIHPFRDGNGRTGRIFNIHYLTKKGLLDYPILYLSRYIIDNKEDYYAGLAGITQRGSWKSWLLYMLKAVEMTSNLTYNKITDIIAAKEAILAAVIERGDILRPEKLVEALFSQPFTKIKHFTSAGVYAENTARKYLEILIEMGVLEKRIVQGNSYYLNLELYRILSE from the coding sequence ATGTCCTATAAAATAAATCCTGATAGAAATAAGCCTTGGAATGATTTACCAGATTTACCCATAACTAGTATACTCTATGAAGATATAGACATATATAAACAATTAGGTAATTCAAAAGCTGCTTTAGGGAGATTACAAGGAAGAAGTATTGCAATACCGAATCAGGGTATGCTTATTAATTCTATTAGTTTACAGGAGGCTAAAGCATCAAGTGCGATCGAAAATATTTTTACTACTGATGATGAATTATATAGAGCCTATAGTGAAAATGAACAAAGTTCTGTGCAGGGGGCTGCGAAGGAAGTTCTGAATTATAGAAAAGCTTTATGGATTGGTTATGAGCATTTAAAAAGAGAAAGTTTTGATGAAGGATATTTTGTAAAGATGTATCAGATTATTAGTCAATTTAGTGACGGTATAAGAACACCTATCGCACAGATTTACATTAAAGAAGGGGGAACGGGGCCCAACGCTGGGAAACCATTTTATACACCACCCAGAGGGAGTAATATCGTTGAAACTAAACTCGCTAATTTAATAGATTTCTTAAATGATGACAAAAAACATCCGGTAGATCCACTTTTGAAAATGGCAATCGGACATTTTCAGTTTGAGGCGATTCATCCATTCAGAGATGGAAATGGACGAACAGGCAGGATATTTAACATTCATTATCTGACTAAAAAAGGCTTATTGGATTATCCAATACTCTATCTGAGCCGTTATATCATTGACAACAAAGAAGATTATTACGCAGGATTAGCTGGTATCACGCAGCGTGGGAGCTGGAAATCCTGGTTATTATATATGTTGAAGGCTGTAGAGATGACGTCGAATCTAACTTATAATAAAATAACAGATATAATAGCTGCGAAGGAAGCAATACTTGCAGCTGTAATAGAACGAGGAGATATTTTAAGGCCTGAAAAATTAGTGGAAGCACTATTTAGCCAGCCTTTTACCAAAATCAAACACTTTACTTCTGCTGGAGTGTATGCAGAGAATACGGCAAGAAAATACCTGGAGATCTTAATAGAAATGGGAGTCCTTGAAAAAAGAATTGTGCAAGGGAATAGCTATTACCTCAATCTGGAACTTTATCGAATTCTTTCTGAATAA
- a CDS encoding S41 family peptidase — protein MKSTYLFLYKNMLQLILGICLVSALASCRKESPQINDPKRYIEGSFSEAFEAYWNGMNNNYIFWDTDPTNWDEIYRKYQPIFAKMNINDSTDVRKSYTYFKEMTSTLIDSHYALRINSPYVQDSAAYISPSDARHQKSLDYHGNINPNFFYSTIPPKYLDRGYVRGFINLSATDQFFAVAGKIKGNILYLHFNEFSLNVIKDLPTPNNAQKALQYYFDEVKKPEGLKGIIIDVRSNGGGYLSDLDLLVGGLTDKEFSIGATRSKIGNGRLDYTPWIPATVHPGKDAKLFTAPIIVLADLNSVSMAEMTTMALKAMPGGNVKFVGERTWGGNGPLLNNNDYYNSGQFSTGFLSLVYTSSTALRYVDGKLYEGIGFPPDIEVKYNKAALDAGTDPQLEKAISLIPQ, from the coding sequence ATGAAATCAACTTATTTATTTTTATATAAAAATATGCTCCAGCTGATACTGGGTATCTGCCTTGTGAGCGCATTGGCTTCTTGCCGTAAAGAATCCCCTCAAATCAACGATCCTAAACGTTATATCGAGGGCAGCTTCAGTGAAGCTTTTGAGGCTTACTGGAATGGAATGAACAATAATTATATCTTTTGGGATACTGATCCTACAAATTGGGATGAAATTTACCGTAAGTATCAACCGATTTTTGCTAAAATGAATATCAATGATTCGACAGATGTCAGAAAATCTTATACTTATTTTAAAGAGATGACATCGACATTAATTGATTCCCATTATGCATTGAGAATCAACAGTCCTTATGTTCAGGATTCAGCAGCTTATATTAGCCCATCTGATGCCAGACATCAAAAAAGCCTTGATTATCACGGAAATATTAATCCTAACTTTTTTTATAGCACTATTCCTCCAAAATACCTGGATAGGGGATATGTGAGAGGGTTTATTAACTTATCCGCTACAGATCAGTTTTTTGCTGTTGCGGGTAAAATTAAGGGCAATATCCTATATCTTCATTTTAACGAATTCAGTTTAAATGTGATCAAGGATTTGCCAACGCCTAACAATGCACAAAAAGCATTGCAGTATTACTTTGATGAGGTGAAAAAACCGGAAGGCTTGAAAGGGATAATTATTGATGTGAGAAGTAATGGTGGTGGTTATCTTTCTGATTTAGATTTATTGGTAGGTGGTTTAACGGATAAGGAATTTTCTATCGGTGCTACCCGTTCAAAAATTGGAAACGGAAGATTGGATTATACGCCATGGATACCTGCAACGGTTCATCCCGGGAAAGATGCGAAATTGTTTACAGCTCCGATTATTGTCCTGGCTGATTTAAATTCAGTGAGTATGGCAGAGATGACTACCATGGCTTTAAAGGCGATGCCGGGTGGAAATGTCAAATTTGTGGGGGAACGTACCTGGGGTGGTAATGGCCCGTTGTTAAATAACAATGATTATTATAATAGCGGACAGTTCAGTACCGGGTTCCTGAGTTTGGTTTATACTTCTTCAACTGCGTTACGTTATGTAGATGGAAAGTTATATGAGGGAATTGGTTTCCCGCCAGATATCGAGGTAAAGTATAACAAAGCTGCTTTAGACGCAGGTACTGACCCGCAATTGGAGAAAGCGATCAGCTTGATTCCACAGTAA
- a CDS encoding porin family protein — protein MKKKCLLLGLGVIAGTLTSHAQFSIGLEGGYNKNHIITNIGFRAFTKYEPLDGFNIGIPVKYDLNNWFAIQADPQYIQKSYKIVRSSYFEGINHTNKNSYIQLPLMAHFTFGSQKLKGFLNLGGYAGYWSSSRIKGTQIDTFAKVYELPDGAQTPSILDGEPGYSYNEKFIFDSRRDRRIELGVLAGTGVSYQLKPRYELFAEGRYYRGLTDQQKNYMLNQIPRYNDTYVIQVGCMYRLGK, from the coding sequence ATGAAAAAAAAATGTTTACTCTTAGGTCTGGGCGTAATTGCCGGGACGCTCACTTCACATGCCCAGTTCTCTATCGGACTGGAAGGTGGTTACAACAAAAACCACATCATTACCAACATCGGCTTCCGGGCTTTTACCAAGTATGAGCCACTTGACGGATTTAACATCGGAATACCTGTTAAATATGACCTGAACAACTGGTTTGCGATACAAGCAGACCCTCAGTATATTCAGAAGAGCTACAAAATTGTACGGAGCAGTTATTTCGAAGGAATTAACCACACGAACAAGAACAGCTACATTCAACTTCCATTGATGGCACATTTTACATTTGGCAGTCAGAAACTAAAAGGTTTTTTGAACCTGGGTGGTTATGCCGGTTACTGGTCTTCATCCCGTATCAAAGGAACTCAGATCGACACTTTTGCTAAAGTATATGAGCTTCCTGATGGTGCGCAAACGCCAAGTATCCTGGATGGGGAACCAGGTTACAGCTATAATGAGAAGTTTATTTTTGACAGCCGCCGCGACCGCAGAATCGAATTGGGTGTGCTGGCAGGAACCGGTGTAAGCTATCAGCTTAAGCCAAGATATGAGCTTTTTGCAGAAGGAAGGTATTATCGCGGATTGACAGATCAGCAGAAAAACTACATGCTCAATCAGATTCCACGTTACAATGATACTTATGTTATTCAAGTGGGTTGTATGTACCGTCTAGGTAAATAA
- a CDS encoding T9SS type A sorting domain-containing protein gives MNIKTKTVSLIYIICIFCISVCCGSTVFAQRSDSTGTNIKYKRIVRTPQIRGDVPSYKPSYLPGSSLSPYNSLLSHSRSGSGRTDKILSVLKVYPNPVDDQINLTIRLERESNLSIKIMDLLGNEVVTLSNERLSAGEQTKTFTIPNRLNSGIYFLRFVAGSETVVKRISIL, from the coding sequence ATGAATATAAAAACTAAAACGGTCTCACTGATTTACATAATTTGCATTTTTTGCATCAGTGTCTGCTGTGGATCAACAGTTTTTGCCCAGCGTTCAGATAGTACCGGTACAAATATCAAATACAAAAGAATTGTCAGGACCCCTCAAATCAGAGGTGATGTTCCTTCTTACAAACCAAGTTACCTTCCTGGTTCTTCTTTAAGCCCTTATAACAGTCTTCTTTCGCATAGCAGATCGGGCAGCGGCAGAACAGATAAAATTCTTTCAGTACTTAAAGTTTATCCTAACCCGGTTGATGACCAGATTAATCTGACCATCCGTTTGGAACGTGAGTCTAATCTTTCTATTAAAATCATGGATTTGTTAGGCAATGAGGTTGTTACCTTATCCAATGAGCGCCTGTCTGCAGGAGAGCAAACTAAAACATTTACCATTCCTAACCGGTTGAACAGCGGGATTTATTTCCTTCGTTTTGTTGCTGGTTCGGAGACTGTCGTGAAACGTATTTCTATTCTATAA
- a CDS encoding fumarylacetoacetate hydrolase family protein: MKIIAIGRNYAAHAKELNNPLPSSPVIFMKPETAVLKDNKPFYIPEFSSDVHYELEVVLKINKEGKHIAEKFAANYYDEIGLGIDFTARDLQSALKEKGLPWELAKAFDNSAAVSHFIQKTELADINAIPFELKVNGESRQNGNTENILFSFDKIIAFVSQYITLKKGDLIFTGTPEGVGQVHPGDKLEAWMGKEQFLNFDIK; encoded by the coding sequence ATGAAGATAATTGCTATTGGCCGTAACTACGCTGCACACGCTAAAGAATTAAATAACCCTCTCCCATCAAGTCCTGTGATCTTTATGAAGCCGGAAACAGCTGTACTTAAAGACAATAAACCTTTTTATATCCCTGAATTCTCTTCCGATGTACATTATGAACTGGAAGTTGTTTTGAAGATCAATAAAGAAGGAAAACATATTGCAGAGAAATTCGCAGCTAATTATTATGATGAAATTGGTCTGGGTATTGATTTTACAGCGCGCGATCTTCAATCTGCATTGAAAGAAAAAGGATTACCCTGGGAACTGGCTAAAGCTTTCGACAATTCGGCTGCGGTAAGTCATTTTATTCAGAAAACTGAGCTTGCAGATATCAATGCGATACCGTTTGAACTTAAGGTAAATGGAGAAAGCCGTCAAAATGGGAATACAGAAAATATCCTGTTCTCTTTTGATAAAATTATAGCTTTTGTTTCTCAATACATCACGCTGAAAAAAGGAGATTTGATTTTCACAGGAACTCCTGAAGGTGTTGGCCAGGTTCATCCGGGCGACAAACTGGAAGCATGGATGGGCAAGGAACAATTTCTGAATTTCGATATAAAATAA
- a CDS encoding M23 family metallopeptidase — MIKKSIFLFVLVVFAISTQAQQIFSNNKYPLVDFRTPLDIVPPALAGSFGELRGNHFHSGIDFRTNQREGYPVHAIADGYVSRMRVQNSGFGQAIYLVHPNGYTSVYGHISRFAPKIAEAVKALQYQKKTFELDEFPAAESLPVHKGDVIAYSGNRGSSGGPHLHFEIRDSKTENTINPQLFGIQIPDNIPPVIYALYVYKLNKKPFSEYTPKTFLQVTGGAGKYSLSKAEPLNISGEVGFGITATDRHNGASGINGVYSIELEVDGKPVFTSSLEKFAFENSKAINSHIDYTAFMTTKRSIQKSFVDPGNPLQIYSNLVNSGRIEFKDQQVHELKYTVTDAKGNKSILPFSVKSDGQALISTPDQPDGIPFFYAKENEFAADGVKVVLPKGTLYNDFNLVYKVKPEPARGAYSPVYQIHNNLTPLHIGFDLWIKADARLGALKDKAVIVSAGGASQGGFFENGYVKATPRNFGSFYIAVDTIAPTIIPVNIADGKNMAGIAKMVFKIRDNLSGIKSFNGYIDGNWVLMEFDTKTATLWHSFDERTATGKHQLKLVVEDMKGNSKTYSINFIK; from the coding sequence ATGATCAAAAAAAGTATATTCCTGTTTGTTCTGGTTGTATTTGCAATCAGTACGCAGGCCCAACAAATTTTCAGTAACAATAAATATCCACTGGTAGATTTCCGTACGCCGCTGGATATTGTTCCTCCGGCATTAGCGGGTTCTTTTGGTGAGCTTAGAGGGAACCACTTCCACTCTGGAATAGATTTCCGTACCAATCAGCGTGAAGGCTATCCTGTTCATGCAATTGCTGATGGCTATGTTTCCAGAATGAGAGTTCAGAACAGTGGGTTCGGCCAGGCTATATATCTGGTGCATCCCAATGGATATACTTCTGTTTATGGCCATATATCCCGTTTTGCGCCTAAAATTGCAGAAGCGGTAAAGGCTTTGCAATATCAGAAAAAGACTTTTGAGCTGGACGAGTTTCCTGCGGCAGAATCACTTCCTGTACATAAAGGCGATGTAATCGCTTATTCGGGAAACCGGGGCAGTTCCGGAGGCCCGCACCTTCACTTTGAAATCAGGGATTCTAAAACAGAAAACACGATTAATCCACAGCTTTTCGGAATTCAGATCCCGGATAATATTCCGCCGGTTATTTATGCTTTATACGTTTATAAACTAAATAAAAAACCTTTTAGTGAATATACACCTAAAACTTTTTTGCAGGTAACTGGTGGAGCAGGAAAGTATAGCTTAAGTAAAGCTGAACCATTGAATATCAGTGGTGAAGTTGGATTCGGAATTACTGCTACAGACAGACATAATGGGGCTTCTGGAATTAATGGGGTGTATTCTATTGAGCTGGAAGTAGATGGAAAACCTGTTTTCACGTCTTCTTTAGAGAAGTTTGCTTTTGAAAACAGTAAGGCGATTAATTCGCATATTGATTATACGGCTTTTATGACGACCAAAAGGAGTATTCAGAAAAGTTTTGTAGATCCGGGAAATCCTTTGCAGATCTATAGCAACCTGGTCAATAGTGGCCGGATTGAGTTTAAGGATCAGCAGGTGCATGAGCTGAAATACACGGTAACGGATGCGAAAGGCAATAAAAGTATTTTGCCATTTAGCGTAAAATCTGATGGACAGGCATTAATTTCGACGCCGGACCAGCCTGATGGTATCCCTTTCTTTTATGCGAAAGAGAATGAGTTTGCAGCGGATGGTGTTAAAGTCGTTTTACCGAAAGGGACTTTATACAATGATTTCAATTTAGTTTATAAGGTTAAGCCAGAGCCAGCAAGAGGTGCTTATTCACCGGTTTATCAAATTCACAATAACCTGACTCCTTTGCATATTGGTTTTGATTTATGGATCAAGGCTGATGCCCGTTTAGGTGCATTAAAAGATAAAGCGGTGATTGTCAGTGCTGGTGGTGCATCGCAAGGTGGTTTTTTTGAGAATGGTTACGTGAAGGCAACTCCCCGTAATTTCGGCAGTTTCTACATTGCTGTCGATACAATAGCTCCAACAATTATCCCGGTTAACATCGCTGATGGCAAAAACATGGCGGGCATAGCTAAAATGGTTTTTAAAATACGTGATAACCTTTCTGGTATTAAAAGCTTTAATGGCTATATTGATGGCAATTGGGTTTTGATGGAATTTGACACCAAAACTGCTACCTTATGGCATTCTTTTGATGAGCGCACAGCAACGGGAAAACATCAGTTGAAATTAGTGGTCGAAGACATGAAAGGAAACAGTAAAACGTATTCAATTAATTTTATAAAATAA
- the bcp gene encoding thioredoxin-dependent thiol peroxidase yields MSELKEGQKAPEFTAADQDGNTVSLDQFAGKKVVLYFYPKDDTPGCTAEACDFRDNYQGLKAKDIVVLGVSVDDEKSHQKFAAKHSLPFTLLADTDKKIVEAYGVWGEKNMYGKKYMGTNRTTFVIDEHGVITHIIKKVDTKNSTAQILELLNN; encoded by the coding sequence ATGAGTGAATTAAAAGAAGGTCAGAAAGCCCCTGAGTTTACCGCAGCGGATCAGGATGGAAATACAGTCTCTCTGGACCAGTTTGCAGGTAAAAAAGTGGTTTTATATTTTTACCCAAAAGATGATACTCCTGGCTGTACAGCTGAGGCTTGTGATTTCAGGGATAATTACCAGGGATTAAAAGCGAAAGATATTGTGGTACTGGGTGTAAGTGTTGATGATGAGAAGTCACACCAGAAATTTGCGGCTAAACATAGCCTTCCTTTTACCTTACTGGCTGATACTGATAAAAAGATTGTGGAAGCTTATGGGGTATGGGGAGAAAAGAACATGTATGGTAAAAAATATATGGGCACTAACCGGACTACTTTCGTAATTGATGAGCATGGTGTGATTACACATATCATTAAAAAAGTTGACACCAAAAATTCAACTGCACAAATTCTTGAATTATTAAATAATTAG
- a CDS encoding transketolase: MKHTINELEDIVSQVRRDIVRMVHGCQSGHPGGSLGCAEFLTALYFETMNHSTDFKMDGAGEDLFFLSNGHISPVFYSVLARSGYFEVSELATFRKLNSRVQGHPTTHEGLPGIRIASGSLGQGMSVAIGAALTKKLNKDHSLVFSLHGDGELQEGQNWEAIMFAPHNKVDNLISTIDYNGQQIDGPTEKILSLENLQTKFEAFGWHVITSNGNNMEDIVKALEYAKSLTGKGRPILNLMSTQMGYGVDFMVGSHKWHGTAPNDDQLASALSQNKETLGDY; encoded by the coding sequence ATGAAACATACAATCAATGAATTAGAGGACATTGTTTCTCAGGTACGAAGAGATATTGTAAGAATGGTACATGGCTGCCAGTCTGGACACCCGGGTGGATCACTTGGTTGTGCAGAGTTTTTGACAGCTTTATATTTTGAAACCATGAACCATTCCACAGATTTTAAAATGGATGGTGCAGGCGAAGATTTATTCTTCCTTTCTAATGGTCACATTTCTCCGGTATTTTATAGCGTGCTTGCCCGTTCTGGTTATTTCGAAGTTAGCGAACTGGCTACTTTCAGAAAATTAAACTCCCGTGTTCAGGGTCACCCGACTACGCATGAAGGATTACCTGGTATCAGGATTGCTTCAGGATCTTTAGGTCAGGGTATGTCTGTTGCAATCGGCGCAGCTTTAACAAAGAAATTAAATAAGGATCATTCTTTAGTTTTCAGTTTACATGGAGATGGTGAGTTACAGGAAGGACAAAACTGGGAAGCTATTATGTTCGCTCCTCATAATAAAGTTGATAACCTGATCTCTACAATTGATTATAACGGACAACAAATTGATGGTCCTACGGAGAAAATATTATCATTAGAGAACTTACAGACTAAATTCGAAGCTTTCGGATGGCATGTAATCACTTCTAATGGAAATAACATGGAAGATATTGTTAAAGCTTTGGAATATGCTAAATCACTTACGGGTAAAGGCAGACCAATCTTAAACTTAATGAGTACTCAGATGGGTTATGGTGTAGATTTCATGGTAGGTTCACATAAATGGCATGGTACTGCGCCTAATGATGACCAACTTGCTTCTGCTTTAAGTCAGAACAAAGAAACACTAGGGGATTATTAA